One part of the Candidatus Anaeroferrophillus wilburensis genome encodes these proteins:
- a CDS encoding thiazole biosynthesis protein: MALDEVLISRAIIDRYHQKLVDHLEIDVAIVGGGPSGLVAAYYLAKAGKKVAMYERKLSIGGGMWGGGMMFNEIVVQEEGVRILDEFGIGYQEYAPGYYTASSIESVAVLLAKACKAGATIFNLFSVEDVMVRDNRVCGLVLNWSPVEMAGLHVDPLVVKSKYVIDATGHPAEVIDVIQRKAGFDLLTETGKIMGEKSLWAEVAEKATVDCTKEVYPGTFVAGMAANATFGANRMGPVFGGMLLSGERVAQVIIERLNAD; this comes from the coding sequence ATGGCACTTGATGAAGTTTTGATTTCCCGGGCCATTATCGATCGATATCACCAGAAGCTGGTGGACCATCTTGAGATTGACGTTGCTATTGTCGGCGGCGGTCCATCGGGATTGGTGGCTGCCTATTACCTGGCCAAAGCCGGCAAGAAAGTGGCCATGTATGAGCGGAAGCTCAGTATTGGCGGTGGTATGTGGGGCGGTGGGATGATGTTTAATGAGATCGTCGTCCAGGAGGAAGGGGTCAGAATTCTGGATGAGTTCGGTATCGGCTACCAAGAATATGCTCCCGGTTACTACACCGCCAGCTCCATAGAATCGGTGGCTGTGCTGCTGGCCAAGGCCTGCAAGGCAGGCGCCACCATTTTCAATCTGTTCAGTGTTGAAGATGTCATGGTTCGTGATAATCGGGTCTGCGGTCTGGTGCTGAACTGGTCGCCGGTGGAAATGGCTGGACTTCATGTGGATCCCTTAGTGGTCAAAAGTAAATACGTTATTGATGCCACCGGCCACCCGGCCGAGGTTATTGATGTTATTCAGCGGAAAGCCGGTTTTGATCTGCTGACCGAAACCGGAAAAATCATGGGTGAAAAGTCTCTCTGGGCTGAAGTTGCGGAAAAGGCAACGGTCGATTGTACCAAGGAGGTCTATCCGGGAACCTTTGTCGCCGGAATGGCTGCCAATGCCACCTTTGGCGCCAACCGGATGGGGCCGGTGTTCGGTGGTATGCTGCTTTCAGGCGAGCGGGTAGCCCAGGTGATTATTGAACGTCTCAATGCCGACTAG
- the rpoC gene encoding DNA-directed RNA polymerase subunit beta': MRDILSFFEKPKNSLDFSAIRIKLASPEKIREWSFGEVKKPETVNYRTFKPERDGLFCAKIFGPVKDYECNCGKYKRMKHRGIVCEKCGVEVIQSKVRRSRMGHIELASPVAHIWFLKSLPSRIGLVLDMTQRDVEKVLYFESYVVIDPGETPLTYGELLTEDRYRRLQDEHNDGFTCGIGAEAIKSMLSAVDVEGERELLRTEMAETGSEAKKKKIAKRLKVLEDFRKSGNRPEWMILDVIPVLPPDLRPLVPLDGGRFATSDLNDLYRRVINRNNRLKRLIDLKAPWIIICNEKRMLQESVDALFDNGRRGRAITGANKRPLKSLSDMLKGKQGRFRQNLLGKRVDYSGRSVIVVGPELRLHQCGLPKKMALELFKPFIYSKLLERGHVATIKSAKKMVEQEKSEAWDLLEEVITEHPVMLNRAPTLHRLGIQAFEPVLTEGKAIRLHPLVCTAFNADFDGDQMAVHVPLSVEAQVEARVLMMSTNNILSPANGKPIIVPTQDIVLGLYWLTRERPFSKGAGKTFAGADEVRMAYDAGAVHLQAPIKVMLDGDLVETTVGRILFREVVPEEIPFSRYNKVMDKKTLSNLFEHIYLTVGDKKTVIFADQTKDLGYKIATQAAISICVDDLKIPEKKVAMIDKAYDQVRGIDEQYTDGLITSGERYNKVVDLWSMTTDQLAGEMMDQLSKETVLDEHNVEWEIKSFNSIYMMADSGARGNQQQIRQLAGMRGLMAKPSGDIIENPIIANFREGLNVLQYFISTHGARKGLADTALKTANSGYLTRRLVDVAQDAVIFEQDCGTLDGIYVSSLTEGGEIIERMVDRVLGRVALDDIVSPFSGETIVAANQEITEDLAQQIEDAGIDRVKIRSVLTCQAKRGICALCYGRDLARGRTVSIGEAVGVVAAQSIGEPGTQLTMRTFHIGGTASRKAEQSTLEAKTDGVVNFINLETVRNRDGSLVVLNRNGELAIIDADGRKKERNRLTLGARLHVNDGEQVKMGRLLADWDPFTIPIITAVSGTIKYGDLLEGITVKELIDSLTGLSRRVVIEPKDPNLRPRISIKDEHNKTIKLEGGKSMARYQLSDGVHILKSEGDEVVAGDVIANIPRATTKTKDITGGLPRVAELFEARKPKEFAVISEVEGIVSFGKMTKGKRKIVVTPDVGELTEYLIPKGKYVIVHDGDRVMAGEPLVDGPTNPHDILRVLGLKELAKYLVNEVQEVYRLQGVRINDKHIEVIVRQMLRRVKIVDPGDSRFLMDESVEKVVFEEENQKIIGEGGQAAVGEPLFLGITKASLSTESFISAASFQETTKVLTQASIEGKADYLIGLKENVIMGRLIPAGTGGRKFQKMRLAADQPDYVEVEEDEDDILLPANDIIEELGDVREETVE, encoded by the coding sequence ATGAGAGATATTCTGAGCTTTTTTGAAAAACCCAAGAACTCGCTGGATTTTTCTGCCATACGGATTAAACTGGCTTCGCCGGAAAAAATCCGGGAATGGTCGTTCGGTGAGGTGAAAAAACCGGAAACGGTCAATTACCGGACTTTTAAACCGGAGCGGGATGGCTTGTTCTGTGCCAAGATCTTTGGCCCGGTCAAGGATTATGAATGCAATTGTGGTAAATATAAGCGGATGAAGCATCGCGGCATTGTCTGTGAAAAATGCGGCGTGGAAGTTATCCAGTCAAAAGTTCGGCGTTCACGGATGGGGCATATCGAACTGGCCTCACCAGTGGCCCACATCTGGTTTTTGAAGAGTCTGCCAAGCCGCATCGGGCTGGTTCTGGACATGACCCAGCGGGATGTGGAGAAAGTACTCTATTTTGAAAGCTACGTGGTTATCGATCCCGGAGAAACCCCGCTCACCTATGGCGAGTTGCTGACCGAGGACCGTTACCGGCGCCTGCAGGATGAGCATAATGACGGGTTTACCTGCGGTATCGGTGCCGAAGCGATCAAAAGCATGCTTTCCGCGGTTGATGTGGAGGGGGAGCGGGAGCTACTGCGCACCGAAATGGCGGAAACCGGTTCGGAGGCCAAGAAAAAGAAGATTGCCAAGCGTCTCAAAGTGTTGGAGGATTTTCGCAAATCGGGCAACCGACCCGAGTGGATGATCCTTGATGTGATCCCGGTTCTGCCTCCTGATCTGCGGCCGCTGGTTCCCCTTGATGGCGGACGGTTTGCCACCTCTGATTTGAACGACCTCTATCGCCGGGTTATTAACCGTAATAACCGGCTGAAGAGGCTGATTGATCTGAAAGCCCCTTGGATTATCATCTGTAATGAAAAAAGGATGCTGCAGGAATCGGTTGATGCGCTCTTCGATAACGGGCGGCGGGGGCGAGCCATAACCGGAGCGAATAAACGGCCACTTAAATCACTCAGTGATATGCTCAAGGGCAAGCAGGGGAGGTTCCGCCAGAATCTGCTCGGCAAGCGGGTGGATTATTCCGGTCGTTCCGTCATTGTTGTGGGGCCGGAGCTGCGCCTGCACCAGTGCGGGTTGCCGAAAAAAATGGCCCTGGAGCTGTTTAAACCCTTTATCTACAGTAAACTGCTGGAGCGGGGGCATGTGGCCACCATCAAAAGCGCCAAGAAGATGGTGGAACAGGAAAAATCCGAGGCCTGGGATCTGTTGGAAGAGGTGATTACCGAACATCCGGTGATGCTTAACCGGGCTCCCACCCTACATCGCCTGGGGATTCAGGCTTTTGAGCCGGTATTAACCGAGGGCAAAGCCATCAGGCTGCATCCATTGGTTTGTACTGCTTTCAATGCCGACTTTGATGGTGACCAGATGGCTGTCCATGTGCCCCTGTCGGTTGAAGCTCAGGTGGAAGCCCGGGTGCTGATGATGTCCACCAACAACATCCTTTCGCCGGCCAATGGCAAGCCGATAATTGTTCCGACCCAGGATATTGTTCTCGGCCTCTATTGGTTGACCAGGGAACGGCCTTTTTCAAAGGGGGCCGGCAAGACGTTTGCCGGTGCCGACGAGGTCCGGATGGCCTATGATGCCGGGGCTGTCCACCTGCAGGCACCCATTAAAGTCATGCTTGATGGTGACTTGGTCGAGACAACCGTCGGTCGCATCCTTTTCAGGGAAGTTGTCCCTGAGGAAATACCATTCTCCCGCTACAACAAGGTCATGGACAAAAAGACGTTGTCCAATCTTTTTGAGCATATCTACCTTACGGTTGGCGATAAGAAAACGGTCATTTTCGCCGACCAGACCAAAGATCTGGGCTATAAAATCGCCACCCAGGCGGCAATTTCCATCTGTGTCGACGACCTGAAGATTCCTGAAAAGAAAGTGGCGATGATTGACAAGGCCTATGACCAAGTTCGGGGTATTGACGAGCAGTATACCGATGGTCTCATCACCTCCGGTGAGCGCTATAATAAGGTGGTTGACCTGTGGTCCATGACCACCGACCAGCTGGCCGGTGAAATGATGGACCAGCTGTCCAAGGAAACGGTGCTGGATGAGCACAATGTCGAGTGGGAGATTAAATCGTTCAATTCCATCTATATGATGGCCGATTCGGGAGCCCGTGGTAACCAGCAGCAGATTCGCCAATTGGCTGGAATGCGCGGGTTGATGGCCAAACCTTCGGGCGATATTATTGAAAACCCGATTATTGCCAACTTCCGTGAAGGGCTGAACGTCCTGCAGTATTTTATCTCCACCCATGGGGCCCGTAAAGGTCTGGCAGATACTGCCCTGAAAACGGCTAATTCCGGTTATCTGACCAGGAGATTGGTGGATGTGGCCCAGGATGCGGTTATTTTTGAGCAGGATTGCGGTACGTTGGACGGTATTTATGTTTCGTCGCTTACCGAAGGTGGTGAAATTATTGAACGGATGGTTGACCGTGTTCTTGGCCGGGTGGCTTTGGATGATATCGTTTCACCTTTCAGTGGTGAGACCATCGTGGCCGCCAACCAGGAAATAACCGAAGACTTGGCGCAGCAAATTGAGGACGCTGGTATTGATCGGGTGAAAATCAGATCGGTGCTGACCTGCCAGGCAAAGCGGGGTATTTGCGCCCTGTGCTATGGCCGGGATCTGGCCCGCGGGCGTACGGTGAGCATTGGTGAGGCGGTTGGTGTGGTTGCCGCACAGTCCATTGGTGAGCCGGGTACGCAGCTGACCATGCGGACCTTTCATATTGGTGGTACGGCCAGCCGAAAGGCGGAGCAGTCAACCTTGGAGGCTAAAACCGATGGGGTGGTCAACTTTATCAATCTGGAAACGGTACGTAACCGTGATGGCTCACTGGTGGTACTGAATCGCAATGGTGAGCTGGCCATCATTGATGCGGACGGCCGGAAAAAAGAGCGGAACCGGCTGACGCTGGGGGCCCGTCTCCATGTTAATGACGGGGAGCAGGTCAAAATGGGGCGGTTGCTTGCTGACTGGGATCCGTTCACCATTCCGATTATCACCGCCGTATCAGGAACCATCAAGTACGGTGATTTGCTCGAAGGAATAACGGTGAAGGAGCTGATCGACAGCCTGACCGGGTTGTCCAGGCGAGTGGTTATTGAACCAAAGGATCCCAACCTGAGGCCCCGGATATCCATTAAGGATGAACATAATAAGACCATCAAACTGGAGGGTGGGAAAAGTATGGCCCGTTACCAGCTTTCCGATGGTGTCCATATCCTGAAAAGTGAAGGGGATGAGGTGGTTGCCGGAGATGTCATTGCCAATATCCCCCGGGCAACAACAAAGACCAAGGATATTACCGGTGGTCTGCCCCGGGTTGCCGAGTTGTTCGAAGCCCGTAAACCAAAGGAGTTTGCCGTTATCTCCGAAGTTGAGGGGATTGTCTCCTTCGGCAAAATGACCAAGGGAAAACGAAAGATAGTGGTGACCCCGGATGTAGGCGAACTGACGGAATACCTGATACCGAAGGGGAAGTATGTTATTGTCCATGACGGCGACCGCGTTATGGCTGGTGAACCCCTGGTTGACGGGCCGACCAATCCCCATGATATTCTCAGAGTTCTTGGTTTGAAGGAACTGGCCAAATATCTGGTGAACGAAGTGCAGGAAGTGTATCGTCTCCAGGGGGTGCGGATCAACGACAAGCATATTGAAGTCATTGTCCGTCAGATGCTCCGTCGGGTAAAAATAGTTGATCCCGGTGATAGCCGCTTCCTGATGGATGAAAGCGTTGAAAAAGTTGTTTTTGAGGAGGAAAACCAGAAAATCATTGGTGAAGGCGGGCAGGCGGCGGTTGGTGAGCCACTCTTTTTGGGGATTACCAAGGCTTCCTTGAGTACGGAAAGTTTTATTTCGGCAGCATCATTCCAGGAAACCACCAAGGTTCTGACGCAGGCCAGCATTGAGGGCAAGGCTGATTACCTGATTGGTTTGAAGGAAAACGTTATCATGGGGCGTTTGATCCCGGCCGGCACCGGTGGACGGAAGTTCCAGAAGATGCGGCTTGCCGCCGACCAGCCGGACTATGTTGAGGTAGAGGAAGATGAGGATGATATCCTGCTTCCTGCCAATGATATTATTGAAGAGCTGGGTGATGTGCGGGAAGAAACGGTTGAGTAG